ATTTCTGATGCCGGAGCATTGGGATTTGGATATACATTAGTTAGATTGAATGATACCGTAGAACCTGTTTTTGTCAATTGGATTGAATCTCATTTCCCAGACAGAGCACAGAAAGTATTGAATCTGATCCGCTCTATGCGTGGCGGAAAGCTGGGGGATAAAAGATATTTTGAAAGGCAGAGAGGAGAGGGGAATATCGCTGAAATGATTCACACTACCTTTAAAATAGGACGGAAAAAGTTTTTTGAAGGGAAAGAATTTCCTAAACTGTCAACAGCTAACTTTACAGGAACTAAAGATCAGCAGCTAAGATTGTTTGATTAAGTTATATTAAAAAACGCTCCGAAGAAGCGTTTTTTTGGTTTTAATAAATAATAGGCTGCTCACCGTCAGGGCAAAAGAATTCTACTCTGCATAATTCTCTATACTGTTTACCGTCACTACACCCATAAAAACATTCTCCGGGATAAGGGAAACTTATTCCTCCGGAAATTGTCTTCAATTTGTTTTTACTTAATTTCTTTAAATGTTTCATATTGCATGATTTTGGTTTAAATAAAGATATGAAAATATTGATAAGTATTTGTATACTAGTATTTTATTTTTATTGTAGCTGAATATGAGACAATAAAAAACCGCTTTAACAAAGCGGCTTTTTACATCTTGCTGAAGTTCCTTACATTGTTTCTCCACCTGTAACAGGGCATTTAAAATCATCACTGCAATCTGCACAAATCACA
This Chryseobacterium sp. G0162 DNA region includes the following protein-coding sequences:
- a CDS encoding bacteriocin; this encodes MKHLKKLSKNKLKTISGGISFPYPGECFYGCSDGKQYRELCRVEFFCPDGEQPIIY